In Gimesia benthica, a single window of DNA contains:
- a CDS encoding trypsin-like serine peptidase has product MTVQKSIKLPAPDRKKFKNGREALSVEGLEKTAGQFDNKVPIAWFQRGTQVSRAVARIITPSGLGTGWIVNGGFVITNNHVISNAHTAEDSRVQFQYEDDINGNPLVPRAFDIEEMLVTNAALDYTILKLAGNAEQDYGFFDISKATPPQPGDINTHFPVVIQHPGGRKKEFSGFENELAKLSETLVWYTSDTEPGSSGSPVLGGIDFSPFALHHAGGPQFINGETKILNEGILLSAIVHDLVTNHSDVAAEMGLQSHEALLDDAAVLWLNRGRVASYVKAVLAGDEEVSEVELQRMNNAFQCPGGTPGFYDDILTLQKSFSNLSATCDQEVVPVLVAAAGVAAGAAAAHWGHVTSKENMAAAGPNTLTTTDFTLSMEGFRISGGGTVFTPVGRGDFGVGLSVEGFSFNGSGGVGLATPVGTVSGGIKVHVENANCIESLYRGVHGLFDVTDPDQQRYFATIQPETEALPVLAGVFLAGVAAGASAYKAGK; this is encoded by the coding sequence ATGACAGTTCAAAAAAGTATCAAACTACCAGCTCCCGATCGCAAGAAATTCAAAAATGGTAGAGAAGCCCTCAGTGTGGAAGGGCTGGAAAAAACCGCCGGACAATTCGATAACAAAGTGCCCATCGCCTGGTTCCAGCGAGGAACCCAAGTTAGCCGTGCCGTTGCCCGCATCATTACTCCCTCCGGGCTGGGAACCGGCTGGATTGTCAATGGCGGTTTTGTGATCACCAATAATCACGTCATCTCCAATGCACATACCGCCGAAGATTCACGGGTACAATTTCAGTATGAAGACGACATCAATGGAAACCCGCTCGTCCCCCGCGCATTTGACATCGAAGAAATGCTGGTCACCAATGCTGCCCTCGATTATACGATTCTGAAACTGGCCGGAAACGCCGAGCAGGATTATGGCTTTTTCGATATCTCCAAAGCCACACCTCCCCAACCGGGTGACATTAATACGCACTTCCCGGTCGTCATTCAGCATCCCGGCGGACGGAAAAAAGAGTTCAGCGGCTTCGAAAATGAACTCGCCAAACTCAGTGAGACACTGGTCTGGTATACCAGTGATACCGAACCCGGATCATCCGGCTCTCCGGTTCTGGGAGGGATCGACTTCAGCCCATTTGCCCTGCATCACGCAGGTGGCCCCCAGTTTATCAATGGGGAAACAAAGATCCTCAATGAAGGCATTCTGCTCTCAGCGATTGTGCATGACCTCGTCACAAATCATTCCGATGTCGCGGCTGAAATGGGACTGCAGAGCCATGAAGCCCTGCTGGATGACGCAGCCGTACTCTGGCTCAACCGGGGACGCGTCGCCAGTTATGTCAAAGCGGTCCTGGCCGGAGATGAAGAAGTCAGTGAAGTCGAATTGCAACGCATGAATAATGCATTTCAATGTCCAGGGGGCACACCCGGGTTCTATGATGACATCCTGACGCTGCAGAAATCATTCTCGAACCTCAGTGCCACTTGCGACCAGGAAGTCGTACCGGTGCTCGTCGCTGCCGCTGGGGTTGCCGCCGGTGCAGCAGCCGCTCACTGGGGTCACGTGACGAGTAAAGAAAACATGGCCGCCGCCGGCCCGAATACTCTCACCACAACAGACTTCACACTCAGCATGGAAGGCTTCCGTATCAGCGGAGGAGGCACCGTCTTTACTCCGGTTGGCAGAGGAGATTTCGGCGTCGGACTTTCTGTGGAAGGATTCAGCTTCAATGGTAGTGGAGGCGTCGGACTCGCCACACCGGTCGGCACTGTTTCGGGTGGCATTAAAGTACACGTTGAGAATGCCAACTGTATTGAATCGTTATATCGAGGCGTGCACGGCCTGTTCGATGTCACTGACCCCGACCAGCAGCGATATTTCGCTACCATTCAGCCGGAAACTGAAGCCCTGCCGGTTCTCGCAGGCGTCTTTCTCGCCGGTGTCGCCGCAGGTGCCAGCGCCTATAAGGCCGGCAAATAA
- a CDS encoding trypsin-like serine peptidase translates to MPYLDVLRNDEALARETLGKLRTGSLPVRPDLRFSQVLTFDKISAVITDMQVVDLDVIEGGTALQEFIRPALFVQNGSYQVPLSEIWKQKLSQAKENLERAIASTGRIEVKNHDSLAWVGTGWLVAPEIMVTNRHVAIEFARKSNIGFRFRKNRQLKLMSAHVDFREEHHSPLEEEFELVDVLYIEPGDDPDLAFFQVQQINTMGVHNPATPLQLAADVAPGTDVAAIGYPRGTSGEQNWPAITELFQGIFGVKRLSPGKVKTVEESQLTHDCSTLEGSSGSPVVNLSTGEVVGIHFTGTFSVANYAVPSTLIADRLNQLL, encoded by the coding sequence ATGCCTTATCTCGACGTTCTCCGCAACGATGAAGCACTCGCCCGGGAAACACTGGGCAAACTCCGTACAGGAAGCCTGCCTGTCAGACCCGACTTGCGGTTCTCGCAGGTTTTAACCTTTGACAAAATCAGCGCCGTGATCACAGACATGCAAGTCGTCGACCTGGATGTCATCGAAGGGGGAACGGCTCTGCAGGAATTCATTCGCCCGGCCCTGTTTGTGCAGAACGGAAGCTATCAGGTTCCTCTCTCTGAAATCTGGAAGCAGAAGTTGAGCCAGGCGAAAGAGAACCTCGAACGGGCGATTGCCTCTACCGGTAGAATTGAAGTCAAAAATCACGACAGTCTGGCCTGGGTCGGAACCGGCTGGCTGGTCGCACCGGAGATCATGGTAACGAACAGGCACGTCGCAATCGAATTCGCCCGGAAGTCGAACATAGGCTTTCGCTTTCGCAAGAACCGGCAGTTAAAGCTGATGAGTGCACACGTTGACTTTCGCGAAGAACACCACTCGCCACTCGAAGAAGAGTTTGAACTCGTGGACGTACTCTATATCGAACCGGGAGATGATCCTGACCTGGCATTTTTCCAGGTACAACAGATCAACACCATGGGAGTACACAACCCCGCCACACCACTCCAACTGGCAGCAGACGTCGCTCCAGGTACGGATGTCGCCGCCATCGGCTACCCGCGAGGAACCAGCGGCGAGCAGAACTGGCCAGCGATTACAGAATTGTTCCAGGGCATCTTTGGCGTCAAACGCCTCTCCCCGGGCAAAGTGAAAACGGTGGAAGAGTCACAGCTCACGCACGACTGTTCCACACTCGAAGGCAGCTCCGGCTCGCCCGTCGTCAATTTATCGACCGGGGAAGTCGTCGGCATTCATTTTACCGGAACCTTTTCGGTCGCCAACTACGCCGTCCCCTCCACTCTCATCGCAGACCGGTTGAACCAGCTGCTTTGA